The following proteins are encoded in a genomic region of Stegostoma tigrinum isolate sSteTig4 chromosome 10, sSteTig4.hap1, whole genome shotgun sequence:
- the snapc1b gene encoding snRNA-activating protein complex subunit 1b, which produces MSLTAGLKTDFERLLLRFQQTESVRYEEFSAIWRDMKFSTIFYGKTGKNDGRKFTREALTLASQYFFPPYSFQIRFGGLYLLYGLYNTQLCQPKEKIRMALKDWDEVLSCQEEMVKAEHFDAVYVLKKLLHDKAFHFTAMPILLAYNKKRKMPNNAVNDNFREKSNLVSELISVDVLEELMNIHDHYQTMKRMISANKTQLDKALSLIRSDFVSELKNITVEFQQWQEQKNANLTDQAEISGSDGDEFKYQKGSSRAQTLAKIKSKSYNSTVKASRSRRHRQIKVDSSESGSDWAQVKNSSRRRNSSVKKHDRDKDSPPTKRRRQPR; this is translated from the exons ATGTCATTGACAGCTGGATTGAAAACTGACTTTGAGAGGCTGCTGTTGCGTTTTCAACAGACTGAAAGTGTGCGCTATGAGGAATTCTCTGCAATCTGGAGGGACATGAAGTTCTCCACTATCTTTTA TGGAAAAACGGGTAAAAATGATGGCAGAAAATTTACCAGAGAGGCATTAACCTTGGCAAGTCAGTACTTCTTCCCCCCATATAGTTTTCAGATCCGGTTTGGGGGCTTATACCTTCTTTATGGACTTTACAATACACAGCTTTGTCAGCCAAAAGAAAAG ataaggatggcaTTGAAGGATTGGGATGAGGTGCTAAGTTGCCAAGAGGAAATGGTGAAAGCAGAACATTTTGATGCTGTTTATGTTCTGAAAAAACTTCTACATGACAAAGCCTTCCATTTCACAGCAATGCCAATATTG CTTGCTTAcaataagaaaagaaaaatgccCAATAATGCTGTTAATGATAACTTCCGAGAGAAGTCTAACCTGGTGTCCGAACTCATTTCTGTTGATGTTTTGGAG GAACTTATGAATATTCATGACCATTATCAAACAATGAAACGTATGATCTCAGCAAACAAAACCCAGCTGGACAAAGCATTAAGTTTAATTCGAAGTGACTTTGTGTCTGAGTTAAAGAACATAACAGTAGAGTTCCAGCAGTGGCAAGAGCAAAAG AATGCAAACTTGACTGACCAAGCAGAAATCTCTGGCTCTGATGGTGATGAATTTAAATATCAAAAG GGGTCCAGTCGTGCACAGACCCTGGCAAAGATAAAGTCAAAATCCTACAATTCCACAGTGAAG GCATCAAGATCAAGAAGGCATAGACAAATAAAAGTGGATTCTTCTGAATCTGGGTCTGACTGGGCACAAGTGAAGAATTCTTCAAGAAGAAGGAACTCCTCAGTGAAAAAGCATGACAGAGATAAAG ATTCTCCACCAACCAAGAGGAGACGGCAGCCGCGTTGA